The Sabethes cyaneus chromosome 3, idSabCyanKW18_F2, whole genome shotgun sequence DNA window ggcacccaactttctcctcccgtcgttggacacgtgcgacgcgcagacgtatttcagcgataacaagatgatggtcggatgcaatgtcagcgctgcgtttgttgcgtacatcaagaaggctccttctccatttccggctgatgcagatgtggtcgatttggttttctgttcggccgtcgcgggaaacccacgtgactttatgtactagtctatgggggaagagcgatccaccaatgaccatgtcgttattaccacagaattctgtaaacagctccccgttttcgctcatctctcctaggccatggcgtcccatgacgcgttcaaggtccgcgttgtttgagccaatcttcgcgttgaagtcgcccatgtgaatttggatgtcccccttcgggattttctcaaccacgctgttcagctggctgtaaaagctctctttctcctgcaggtcggcagcatctgttggcgcatagcactggattgccgtaaggttcctaacccgtgttctaaatctggcaacgattattcgctcatttattggttcccacttcatcagggccgcacgtgcccctgggctcagtaggaatccaactcctctttctcgagtagcattttcacctcgtatgccagagtagagcaggacttgcccggatgatgtcctgtgttcgccagtacccggccagcggacctcgctcagccccaggatttcaagcttcagacggctagcttcccttgcaagttgagccagcttgccctgctgggcaagggtcagtatattccatgttccgattcgtgtccgtgttttcatgctaaaggtcgttgccaataatccggagagatttcttctttcattttcattaactttttgtgtgttctggtacagtaggctgttaacctaaggtccttatcccgctgatggggctgccatcttaatgtgggcgggagccactgtgccccctttcctgttagcatacgacaaccgaagttgcgtaccccagccggcacctcgtggaggtaggaataggagttaatgaacagaggttatggaatgcacaagttcaccctttgccagcctacGTAACCTTCTATAAAAATGGTTCGACGTCCAACCAGGCGGCTTTACAGCGGTTCACCGGAACCTTCGCTATCGTCGACCAAAAGATAGATGTCGTCATATTATTCAATTTTTCCGTTGGCGATCCGCTCCTTCTCCGTATTAGACACAAAATTATTGGTGTAAATGCTCAGCTCCAACTTCGCCTAAAAATTTTCTATAAGTAGCAGTTGGGGGACGTTAGGAAAGTTGCTGATCGTCGGTACAAtgtttatcttcagccggtttATCTCCTCTAGTATTCTCTCGGCATGATGGGCCAAGGTCAGGTCCGGCCAAAAGGCCACATGCTTTGCGCAATACTTCTTGAAAGGCGGCAACTTCCGGTAGGTACTTCGTAATGTATCTTCGTATCTCCTCGTTCACCGTTAACTCAGAACGAAACAGCAGcttgaacattctcttctcGCAGATCAAGTAGTTTTCGTCGCCATTTATGATTCCGATATCGTGCTTCGCCGGAGATGTTTTTCTCCAGCACCTTCAGCCGTTCTCTAGTCGGTTGCTTGCTACTCAGACACAGCCaactgacgcttccgcataaaaatgtcaaCTTTTACtaagtacttcttcaccgtaTAGCCGGTTGCTTCAACCTCCCGGCCCAAGGCGCGGAACAGTAAGACCACTTCGCTCTTCGCTTTCatcttcagcttctgctgcacgttACGGTCGCGCAGAACTGTTGTGCAGCCGGAACCAGGCTTCCGTTCAACGCTTTCGCCTTTCCTGCGGGAGAGGATGTTCTAATTGCCAGATTGGCTCTAGTCAGCGGATACGATGTGcttcaccatgtccaacttcttcgctacgggGTGTAGAGCTGGCAGTTCGAACAAGCAGCTTAGCTAATAACATCCGAGCTGTTGACGAGaatctgtcctggcgacaggtggcAGTGGAgatatctaatttcaattcgttgttctgccggaccgatGGACATGGAATAATATGTAAATAAGTAAGTACCTAGTACATATTTGAACAATTTATTTGGCCTTTTCTTTATTGTGTATTGTTTTTCTACAGTTTTCTGATGTTTACAAATAATTTTTCCAGATATAAAAATtctcaaataaaaatcaaaaaacaatgctCATTCAGACACAATTATGAAACGCAAAATTTCTGGTCATAGCAACCGTCCGCCGAGGAACAACCCATTCCAGGGTAAGTAGAACAAAACTCGGCCTGGTCCATGTAATTGCAACCACCACTTTTCTCTTGGCAGTCGTAAGTGTAGCAATAACTGTCACAATCGTGACTGCCATCGGTGCAATCGTCGCAATCTGAAAATGATAAACAATGTAACATAGTCGAATGGAAACTTACATTTACTGTTGCTTACTATGGTCCTCATCACCGTTGTCATCATCTTCTGATTCCAGCGGTTTCATGATCAGGACACCGTTCTCCATTTGATACGATTGCGTTGGACTAAGGTAGATatgttgatttttgtatgaacaaaattttccacATCGGCGGTGTTGCGTGTGATAGCAACTCCATTCTGCCGCTTCATTGTTGTATTCACACATTCTGGGAGAAAAAATTTGACAACAATATTGATTATGTTGCGCGTTTGCTGATTTTGAAGTCTCCTTTACGCTTGGTTTCTGTGAATGTTGCTCTATTTGATTTACTGCAGTTTTCGGTGTTTGTGAGTTATTTTCTAGAACAGCAATTGGAGATTTCGTAAGTTCATAAGCGCCGCATAAACTGGTTAGCTTTGGATTACTGCACGCTTTACGTACGCATATATTCTGCTTCCTCTGGAAGCCACTGGGACAGTTCTTGTCAGCGTACAACCGTTTTTGGCAAATCCcgttatgaaaataaaattctgCTGGACAAATGGATTCGGCGTGCTCAGAAGAGTATTGACAGTAACTGCGATCGGTATTATCTGGAGTTGTTCCAACAGGACATTTGGCCGAGCTTGTCAATAATTTTTTACATACAGACCCGTCGAAGAAGAACGTGGGACTGCAGCTGGGGAAAGACAAGGAACAGAAGTTATCAATACATTTTCCGTTGTTGTTGCATTCTGCTGATTGAATATGAACCGAGCAGCAGTGTCCTTCAGAGAAAAAGTAATTGTCCGGACATTTTGGAACACCGTTAATGCAAACGTCTCGAATTCGGATTGTTTCATCATCACATGTGAGATCACTGTAGTTGTGCCGAATGCACCAACCATTCTTTAATGTAATGCCATTTCCCTTACATCGCGCCAGTCGTACGCATCGTCCTTTGTAGAGGAACCCGTTTCTGCATATAGGTACCGCGGGATCTATTTTAACACAATGTCCATTCACCAGTGTGTAACCATCGTGGCATTCTGGGAGCTCTTCTAAGCATTTTCCAAAATATagaattccttttttgcaaGTAGCCACTTTTATTTCGATTGACACACATTTTCCGTCTCGGTTCAAAAAGCTTCCATTTTTGCAGTGTTTCCATAGCATACATTTTCCATCTATAATTATCATATTAGATGGGCAATTGGGACTTTTTGTCGAACACTTTGCGCATTTGTCGTCTTTCAAGATGTAGCCTTCACCGCATCTAGGTGTTTCTAAAGAGATACATTCATCCCCCCTGATCTCACCCAAACAGTTTGTTTTTATCAACTGTACATCACAAAATGGTGGATCAAGATGAACGCACATATTTTGTATTCGTCTTGTCCCAGGTGGGCAAATGAGTGGCATATACTTTTTATGTATACAACCAGATGTCCAAAGAATTGAGTCACTATTTGTGCATAATGCCGATGCTATGCATGTGTTGTTCTGCAGCAGATATCCTCGGGGACAAACGTATGACTCATAACGTTTTCTAACACAATAAATACCTTCGATAGAACCTCCTGCGCAGTCATTTTTATGCAGACAGAAACCGTGCACGATTATGTAATCTTTGGGGCAGGACAAAGGCGGTCGATATTCAAGCCGTTTGCAACGTATTCCATCGCGCATGTACCCGATACCACATCGAATACGCAAACATGTTTCATTGACTAGTGAAAATCCTGGAGTACAGAGTGGTTTTAACTCTTCGGTTCGGACGCATTTTCCGTTCTGAAGCTTGTAACCAGTTTGACAAATTCGATTGTAGTAAGCTACACACATATTGTTTTCTTTGCTGAAACCAGGAGGGCATGTAAGGCTGACAACGGAATGATGTTCGTCATATGAGGTGCAATCTTCGCCTATTCCACAAGGGTTATATATGTCGTGGTTGTTGAAGAGCGTGGGGTACAATTGTGGTTTGTACGTGCCGTAGGAGCACGGTTGAACTGGACAAGGAGGACTGAAACACTGGGTCAAACAGTACTGCAGACCACATTGAGATCCATAGCAAGGATTCAAGAAATTGAGGGAGGAAGAGAAATAGTTTATGGAACGGAAAACGCATTCATCTCCAATTCGCTCGTATCCCGTTGGACATACAAGATCTACCTTGCAGAAGCATTTATTCTCTTCGTTCATCAGTATTGTCTTCGGTGGGCATATTAAATAACCATAAAACTTTTTAATACACAGTGCTCCCGAAAGCTCGTATCCAAATGGGCAATCCGGTCTTCTGGTTTCCGATACAGCATTcttccaaataattttaacaCAATTTCCATTTTCATAGTTGAAGCCGAAAAGACACGTTGGTACTGTAGTGTTAAGTCGTATTGGTACAATATCCTCGCAAAATTCTGGTCCGACAACAAAACCAGCGGGACATTGCGGAGAAGTAATACAAATCCCGTTTGAGAAGCTTCCTCGCTCTGGGCATGTTGGAGAATCTATTTTTAAGCAAAAACCACTCACAAAATGATAGTTCTCCGGACATGTGAGGTGGCTATGGATACAATATTGTTCTTCTTGAAACCCTTGTTGACACTTACAGTCACCTGAAATCCTGACACAATGAGTTTTATTCCAACTATATCCAAGAGGGCACACTGAGTCGTACCGTAAGCACGTTCCATTATTATAATGATATCCAGACTCTTCATTACAAATAACTGATTTTTCTTCACACTTAACACACAATCCGTAGGCATTATCGAACACATGATCAGAATCACAGAGGGGtaaattaaaaatgcatattttACCAGCTTCGATTGTTGACGATGGACAAGACTCCATTTCTCTAATTACATTCCTCACGCAAACGCCATTGCCTTCAAGCTGATATCCGTATTCACAACTAGCATTTGTACTGCACCATCCATGGAAAAAACCGCTCGATGAGCATTGCATTGGATATGCAGCAATACTGCTTTTGCAAATATGGTCGTCTACAACGAATCCCGAAGGACACTGCGGTGATCCTACATCGCAGAAGAAGTCATTTGAAAGAGTACCTACTTCACAAAACGGTTTATGAGAATCCACTACTTCGAAACACATTCCATTTACAAGCTTCGCAGGTGACGTACAGTAAGCTTTTCCTATTACACATCCTTCTGCACTGGGTTGACCTTGTTGGCAAACCGCAGTGGAAATGGTTTCTTCAATACATTCGCAATCGTTTTGCAGTAAGCCCCTGTTACACCTCGCAACGGACACGCAACTACCGCCATAAAAGTGACCAtttgtgcatagtattttttcaaatttccacGAAACGCACGATCCATCATTGTAGAATGCTTCGTGTTCACACTCCTTTGGTACTTTATATGTAACATTCCTAACCACCACATCTGCTCTTCCCTGCAAGAGCTTGATGCATTTCTCTCTGTAAAATACGTAACCGGTGGGACATTGAAGTGGAGCGGTTTCTTCTTGACACTCAGAACAAGCGGCTTCACAGTTCGCACAAATTTGAATACAGACACCGCTTTGCCGTTCATATCCTTGCGGACAAATACGCGAACGGTGATGTTGCTGATAGCAAAACCCGTTTTCCCAACGGTAGCCATCCGGACAGTATCGGGAGTTAACGCAATTGGTTCCTTCCAGAACGTATCCTTGAGGGCATTCGAAGCTTTTAACGACACACCGATTTCCTTGGCGAACACTTCCTGGAGGGCACTGCACTTCAAGCAGAATACAACTTCCTTGCCGGCGAACGTAGTTTGGCGGACAAGTTGACCGTTGGTAGCGGCAATACTGCTGTTCAGGATCCATCTCATAGTCCTTTGGGCAGGTCTTAATGCAGTTTGTGTCAGTGCAGAACCGCCGTGCGCGTATTTGTAGCGGAATTTTCAACTGTACATCTTTTAATTGTTTTCTGCTACTGGTGCTAATGGTGAGCACTGAATATTGCTGCAATACGGCTGACAACAGCAATAGTTCAAGCTGAATTAAAGTCATCTGAAATAGAATCAAGCAATAGCAAAACAGAAATATTAAGGCGGCTATTAAAATTATTCAGAGATATCAAGATATGCATAAAAAGGTATTTAAAAATATTGCATTAATCTAACTATCTGTATAAAAGTCGATGTATGTTTGTGTAcaccgccatagctccggaacatTGTATTGGCATATAGTTCGAACTATAAGTGATAGTTCGAACAATGTGAGAAACAAAAATGGTAATAGattcgattttgtcttttttctggAAGATTGTCATATAGAAagaaataacagcaatataaataATAATGGTCGCTTACTTTGGCTGCTACATGCTCCTGTGTGTGTTCGTGTAAAAAAGTCTCTttctaccgccaggttcgccaGCCAGTATCGGAAATTGAAACGTTacggaaaatgaaagaagaaatcgatctggattattggcaacaacCTTTAGCAAACTCGGTTAAAattcggaacatggaatatactgacccttgtccagcagggcaagctggctcaacttgcaagggaagctagccgcctgaaatTTTAAATCCTGGGCTGTGCGAGGTCCGTTGCCGTCCATAATATCTTAATCTACTCTgacatacgaggtgaaaatgctactcgagaaaaaaGAGTTGGGCACATGCGGTCTAATGAGGTGTGAAccgataa harbors:
- the LOC128743233 gene encoding neurogenic locus Notch protein-like — protein: MTLIQLELLLLSAVLQQYSVLTISTSSRKQLKDVQLKIPLQIRARRFCTDTNCIKTCPKDYEMDPEQQYCRYQRSTCPPNYVRRQGSCILLEVQCPPGSVRQGNRCVVKSFECPQGYVLEGTNCVNSRYCPDGYRWENGFCYQQHHRSRICPQGYERQSGVCIQICANCEAACSECQEETAPLQCPTGYVFYREKCIKLLQGRADVVVRNVTYKVPKECEHEAFYNDGSCVSWKFEKILCTNGHFYGGSCVSVARCNRGLLQNDCECIEETISTAVCQQGQPSAEGCVIGKAYCTSPAKLVNGMCFEVVDSHKPFCEVGTLSNDFFCDVGSPQCPSGFVVDDHICKSSIAAYPMQCSSSGFFHGWCSTNASCEYGYQLEGNGVCVRNVIREMESCPSSTIEAGKICIFNLPLCDSDHVFDNAYGLCVKCEEKSVICNEESGYHYNNGTCLRYDSVCPLGYSWNKTHCVRISGDCKCQQGFQEEQYCIHSHLTCPENYHFVSGFCLKIDSPTCPERGSFSNGICITSPQCPAGFVVGPEFCEDIVPIRLNTTVPTCLFGFNYENGNCVKIIWKNAVSETRRPDCPFGYELSGALCIKKFYGYLICPPKTILMNEENKCFCKVDLVCPTGYERIGDECVFRSINYFSSSLNFLNPCYGSQCGLQYCLTQCFSPPCPVQPCSYGTYKPQLYPTLFNNHDIYNPCGIGEDCTSYDEHHSVVSLTCPPGFSKENNMCVAYYNRICQTGYKLQNGKCVRTEELKPLCTPGFSLVNETCLRIRCGIGYMRDGIRCKRLEYRPPLSCPKDYIIVHGFCLHKNDCAGGSIEGIYCVRKRYESYVCPRGYLLQNNTCIASALCTNSDSILWTSGCIHKKYMPLICPPGTRRIQNMCVHLDPPFCDVQLIKTNCLGEIRGDECISLETPRCGEGYILKDDKCAKCSTKSPNCPSNMIIIDGKCMLWKHCKNGSFLNRDGKCVSIEIKVATCKKGILYFGKCLEELPECHDGYTLVNGHCVKIDPAVPICRNGFLYKGRCVRLARCKGNGITLKNGWCIRHNYSDLTCDDETIRIRDVCINGVPKCPDNYFFSEGHCCSVHIQSAECNNNGKCIDNFCSLSFPSCSPTFFFDGSVCKKLLTSSAKCPVGTTPDNTDRSYCQYSSEHAESICPAEFYFHNGICQKRLYADKNCPSGFQRKQNICVRKACSNPKLTSLCGAYELTKSPIAVLENNSQTPKTAVNQIEQHSQKPSVKETSKSANAQHNQYCCQIFSPRMCEYNNEAAEWSCYHTQHRRCGKFCSYKNQHIYLSPTQSYQMENGVLIMKPLESEDDDNGDEDHNCDDCTDGSHDCDSYCYTYDCQEKSGGCNYMDQAEFCSTYPGMGCSSADGCYDQKFCVS